Within Lolium rigidum isolate FL_2022 chromosome 5, APGP_CSIRO_Lrig_0.1, whole genome shotgun sequence, the genomic segment CAGCATGGAGGCCTCGCCGGAGATGGGTTGTAGCAAGGACGgacactccgccgccgccaccgacgccgacGTCGTGTACCTCCACGGCGTCCTCGAGGCGACGGTGTTCGAGGCCGACCACCTCCACAGCGCCATCCATGGCCGCATCATCAAGGTAAATGACCGTCACACGTACGCGCGCGCGTGTAATACCTGCTCGGCTCGGCTGCTCCTCTCTTTTACTTGCTCCGATCTGTTCAATCTGTTCATCAAGGTAAACAATCTGTTCATTCTGTGCTTCGATCTATCTACCGTTCCGCGATGACTGGTAGAAGCTCTCGAACTGGTGTCGCGAAGTCGTTTTGCTTTCGCGCTCATGGTTGCTTGTGAGCTGATGGATTGGCCGTCAAGGATACTCTTCTGGTTTGAACTTTGAGATCACCTACCGCCACTAGCTAGCTCATATCctccattggcaccgtctcttttGAGACTTGTGTCGAAAATCTCATGTCAGCAACTGCAATGACAAGTCTGCACTGTGGTTAATTTCTTGTGTATGCTGGATTTGGCGTTTTTGTTCTTACtgcatatgctctctttatttaaaatgcattttaaacataCTCAAAAGTGTCAAAATATTGTTTAAGAAGTATTGCGCATACATCTCGACATCCTACGTGTGTCCAGGGAGTCGTCTCAAGAAAAACCGAATTTTTATATGGCGGGTGCAAGAAAGACAAATCTGGTGCTAAAATATGGTTTTTTGTGAGGCATTTTTTGTCTTCTACACCAccaaaaatttgtattttttttactaATCTTTAAGGGAGAACATAAAAATAATGTGGAGATATTCGTGCCCAAAAAATCCGAATATTTTAACATTTTAAACATTATTTTTTGTTATATATGCACCTAGGATCAAAAGTGCCATTACCGATTGTGCTCAGTGGATTTCAGTTAAACCAGCTCTTGGGTGGTTTTCTGGTTTTTCTTCTTAGAACATGTCCAATGGTGAGCGCTAATGGAGGCGCTTGAGCAAAGGAAATCAGGACATTTAATCCTATCGCCTCATTAAGAGTCCATGGCTCGAACGCAGCCTCCAATCTGAGGCGTTTTTTCCTCTGTAATGGCTGAGTCCGATTTGTATGCCACATGCCTATTTCTACCGAAGCGTCCGCCGCAACTCTTTGCGTCGATGGAtttacggttttgctatgtctcagttaactgagattttcttaagtctaagtcacttacaaaaatatgctttgagttgcacttttttgttaaaaaagtgcaattgcacttttctaatagaaatgtgcaactgaaccgagttgcacttttctttgaactgtagtTGCCCTTTtctaagttgactgagacttaagaaaatctcagtcaactgagacatagacacaccctatAATTAAGCGCCTGCCAGCAGGAATTGTATGATGCAACTGCCGATCGGGTGGGATTAAATTCCTGGCGTCTATGAATGCTCTTATGTGCCCAAAAAAATATCAggtgtttttttgttgtttttaggtgcatatgctctctttatttaaaatatatttttaaaatattcaaaagtGTAAAAATATTTCAAAAAATGGTGCGCATACATCTTCACATCTTAGCGTGCTCATGAAGTCTGTCTCAAGAAAAAACGATATTTCATGTGGTCTAACTGTGGCACGTGGTTACTCTAATCCGACGGACAGGCAACGGAGAAAGTGGAGCACGGCAGTCTGTACGTGGACATCGACGTCGGCGCGGCGCGGGTGGCGCGCACCTGCGAGGTGGAGTTCCACCCCACCAGCCCGACCTGGAACCAGTCCTTCCGCCTGCACTGCGCCTACCCCGCCGCCACGATCACCTTCACCGTCAAGAACCAGCACCTCATCGGCGCCAGCGTCCTGGGCCGCGCGTCCGTGCCCACGGCCAGCGTCGCGGCGGGGCATCCGCTGGAGCTCTGGCTCAACCTCCGCGGCGGCGAGCACCTCCACGAGACGCACACCCCGAGGCTCCGCGTCCGGCTCCGGTTCATGGACGTCGAGCGCGACCCGTGCTGGGACGCCGGCATACGGCTGCCCGGCTTCGCGGGCATCAAGCCGGCCTTCTTCCCGGAGCGCACCAACTGCAGCGTCACGCTGTACCAGAACTCGCACCTGTCCGACGCGTTCGACCCGTCGGTCCGCCTCACCGGCGGGCAGCCGTACCGGCCTGCGCGACTGTGGGAGGACCTTTACGTGGCCATCCGCGACGCGCGGCACTTCGTGTACGTCGCCGGTTGGTCGGTGAACACGGCGATCACGCTGGTGCGCGACGCGAGCCGGATGGTCCCCGGCGCGGAGGGCGTCACGCTGGGCGAGCTCCTGAAGCGCAAGGCCGACGAAGGGGTCGTCGTGCTGGTGATGCCGTGGCAGGACAAGACGTCCGTCGAGTTCCTAGGCAACTCCGGGGTGATGAAGACGCACGACGAGGAGACCCGGGCCTTCTTCCATGGCACCAAGGTACGGTGCTTCCTCTGCCCGCGCGACGCCGACGCCGCGCTCACCCTGGTGCAGAGCATCGAGATCAGCACGGAGTTTACGCACCACCAGAAGACAGTCACCCTCGACGTTGCCACGCCGGGCACCGCCGACGGCCGCCACGTCGTCAGCTTCATCGGCGGCGTAGACCTCTGCGACGGCAGGTCTCAGGATATATATGTTCAACTTTCTGTTGTGCAAATGCTTTCTGAATATATACTCAAAATCATTGTATCTGATGACAATGCGACTTGTGTTGGACCAGGTACGACGACGAGAGGCACACGCTGTTCCAGGAACTGGACACCACGTACTCGCACGACTTCATGCAGAACAACTTCAAGCACGCCTCGCTGCGCCACGGCGGGCCGAGGGAACCGTGGCACGACGTGCACTGCAGGATCGAGGGTCCTGCCGCGTGGGACGTGCTCGCCAACTTCGAGCACCGGTGGAAGAAGCAGACGCCGAGCAGCAGGCTGCGCGGCTACCTGCTCGACCTGAGCCCAGCAACGTTCCCGGATCCCTGCAGCTTCAACGACGGCGACTCGTGGAACGTGCAGGTGTTCCGGTCTATCGACGACGCGTCCGTAGTCAGGTTCCCCACcgacccggccgccgccgccacgatgGGGCTGACGAGCGGCAAGGACCTCACGATCGACATGAGCATACAGGTCGGCTACGTGGAGGCCATCCGCCGCGCGCGGCGGTTCATCTACATCGAGAACCAGTACTTCCTCGGCGGGTGCGCGTCGTGGGCGGAGGACCGGGATGCCGGCTGCTCGAACCTGGTGCCCGTCGAGATCGCGCTCAAGGTCGCCGCCAAGATCCGGCGCGGCGAGCGGTTCGCCGTGTATGTCGTGACGCCGATGTGGCCCGAGGGGGAGCCGGCGAGCGAATCCGTTCAGGCCATCGTGCGGTGGAACCGGCTGACCGTGGAGATGATGTACGGCATCGTCATGGAGGCGATCGACGACGCCGGGCTCCGCGGCCAGGCGCACCCCTGCGACTACCTCAACTTCTTCTGCCTCGGGAACCGGGAGACGCCGCGCCCAGGCGAGTATGTGCCGCCGGTGAAGCCGGAGGAGGGCACGGACTACTGGCGAGCGCAGACGAGCCGTCGGGGCCCAATCTACGTGCACGCCAAGCTCATGATCGGTACGCGCTCCTTACGACATCGATTAGTTTTGTCACGCCATGTCGCCATTTTTTCGAGCTCTCATGCCTCGCTGTTGTGCAGTGGACGACGAATATGTCATCGTGGGCTCGGCGAACCTGAACGAGCGGTCGCTGGCCGGCAACCGGGACAGCGAGATCGCGCAGGGGAGCTACCAACCGGCGCACCTGAACGGGTCGGATGGCGGGCGCGCCCTGGGCGTCGTGCACGCGTTCCGGACATCTCTGTGGCACGAGCACCTAATGAACGACGTTGGCGCCGGTGCCGGCGCGGCCGTGTCTGCGGAGCCTGAGAGCGTGGAGTGCGTACACGCggtgcggcgcacggcggaggagCTGTGGGATGCGTACACGCAGGACAGGGTGGAGGACCTGCGGGGGCACCTTCTGCCGTTCCCGATCAGCGTGTCGGAGTTCGGGGAGGTGACAGACCTGCCGGCGGACGGCTGCTTCCCGGACACCAAAGCGCCGGTGAAGGGGAGGAAGTCGGCCACACTGCCAGCCATCCTAACAACTTGAGGCTGCTCTTGTGTCACCTGCACGGTAGTAACGTTCACAAGAACTGGGTGACATATGCGTACTTGCGCGACGACATTTGTtcaatatttttatatttatatGCTTTTACTACTACAAGCTTTGAAATATTGGAAGATTATCATGTAAATTTATAAAATTTTATATATAAGGTAACCAAATACATTATATATGAGAACTTATATATTTTAATTAACTATATTTACCATGCATGTAACTAGCTCATCCGCTACCCTGCTTAAACCTCTTTTGGAGTGCCCGACCTTCACATCACTACCCTTCAATAATTATGACGACTTAGTATCATCATAACTGAAGTCATGCTTAATCATGATGGAAGTTTCAGCAATGAGCATCCTCAAT encodes:
- the LOC124656913 gene encoding phospholipase D alpha 1-like, whose amino-acid sequence is MEASPEMGCSKDGHSAAATDADVVYLHGVLEATVFEADHLHSAIHGRIIKVNDRHTYARALHCVEHGSLYVDIDVGAARVARTCEVEFHPTSPTWNQSFRLHCAYPAATITFTVKNQHLIGASVLGRASVPTASVAAGHPLELWLNLRGGEHLHETHTPRLRVRLRFMDVERDPCWDAGIRLPGFAGIKPAFFPERTNCSVTLYQNSHLSDAFDPSVRLTGGQPYRPARLWEDLYVAIRDARHFVYVAGWSVNTAITLVRDASRMVPGAEGVTLGELLKRKADEGVVVLVMPWQDKTSVEFLGNSGVMKTHDEETRAFFHGTKVRCFLCPRDADAALTLVQSIEISTEFTHHQKTVTLDVATPGTADGRHVVSFIGGVDLCDGRYDDERHTLFQELDTTYSHDFMQNNFKHASLRHGGPREPWHDVHCRIEGPAAWDVLANFEHRWKKQTPSSRLRGYLLDLSPATFPDPCSFNDGDSWNVQVFRSIDDASVVRFPTDPAAAATMGLTSGKDLTIDMSIQVGYVEAIRRARRFIYIENQYFLGGCASWAEDRDAGCSNLVPVEIALKVAAKIRRGERFAVYVVTPMWPEGEPASESVQAIVRWNRLTVEMMYGIVMEAIDDAGLRGQAHPCDYLNFFCLGNRETPRPGEYVPPVKPEEGTDYWRAQTSRRGPIYVHAKLMIVDDEYVIVGSANLNERSLAGNRDSEIAQGSYQPAHLNGSDGGRALGVVHAFRTSLWHEHLMNDVGAGAGAAVSAEPESVECVHAVRRTAEELWDAYTQDRVEDLRGHLLPFPISVSEFGEVTDLPADGCFPDTKAPVKGRKSATLPAILTT